A single region of the Massilia sp. erpn genome encodes:
- a CDS encoding zinc-dependent peptidase: protein MEALTWFALSALAIGAPFLYPRWSLRRALSRPLRPEQLTLLARGLPIYARMAPALQQQLQRLVVQFLHQKKFVGCAGLEITEEMRLSIAAQACLLLLNRPSKVYPALHTILVYPGAFVAVRPEVGPGGVVSHAEQGMLGESWSDGRVVLSWDDVQRGAADWNDGHNVVLHEFAHQLDSESGANNGAPYLGSRESYLSWSAVLSRDYANLRHDAWYGRHDSVMDHYGATSPAEFFAVATETFFEKPWQMAERHAALYGELQKYYRVDPREWLAPPAPPPAAEAMPVLTPPGGRSYAWANW from the coding sequence ATGGAAGCATTGACCTGGTTTGCCCTGAGCGCGCTGGCCATCGGCGCCCCGTTTCTGTATCCGCGCTGGTCGCTGCGGCGCGCCCTGTCCCGCCCCTTGCGGCCTGAGCAGTTGACCCTGCTCGCGCGCGGCCTGCCCATTTATGCGCGCATGGCGCCCGCCCTGCAGCAGCAGTTGCAACGCCTGGTTGTGCAATTCCTGCACCAGAAAAAATTTGTCGGCTGCGCCGGTCTTGAGATCACCGAGGAAATGCGCCTGAGCATCGCCGCTCAAGCCTGCCTGCTGCTGCTGAACCGGCCCAGCAAGGTCTATCCAGCCCTGCACACCATCCTGGTCTATCCCGGCGCCTTCGTGGCCGTGCGGCCCGAAGTGGGGCCGGGCGGCGTGGTCAGCCACGCCGAGCAGGGCATGCTCGGTGAATCCTGGTCCGATGGCCGCGTGGTGCTGTCCTGGGACGACGTGCAGCGCGGCGCCGCAGACTGGAACGACGGCCACAATGTGGTGCTGCATGAATTTGCCCACCAGCTCGACAGCGAGTCGGGCGCGAATAATGGCGCGCCCTATCTGGGCAGCCGGGAAAGCTATCTGAGCTGGTCGGCCGTGCTCTCGCGCGACTACGCCAATCTGCGCCACGACGCCTGGTATGGCCGCCACGACAGCGTGATGGACCATTACGGCGCCACCAGCCCGGCCGAATTCTTTGCCGTCGCCACCGAAACCTTCTTCGAAAAGCCGTGGCAGATGGCCGAACGCCATGCCGCCCTGTATGGCGAGCTGCAGAAGTATTACCGCGTCGATCCGCGCGAATGGCTGGCGCCGCCCGCGCCGCCGCCCGCCGCGGAAGCCATGCCCGTGCTGACCCCCCCCGGCGGCCGTTCCTACGCCTGGGCCAACTGGTGA
- a CDS encoding winged helix-turn-helix domain-containing protein yields MAANQELHLAAAADRPRLALVERPGPPLPERKALSLASIERVRSTSATQRRIENMQKLIGELQNHEMLADEIAWFLKFSPSGARKYIRDLREAGVIELARYIEGTATYLGKAVYQLTPDAERVKAFLAAIVQPKREGAPPRKERPSLREQNMAGNGRHFHILADDTHYAIRVNRNPVVRDPLVEALFGAAPSQQKAL; encoded by the coding sequence ATGGCAGCCAATCAGGAGCTGCACCTGGCCGCGGCCGCGGATAGACCGCGCCTGGCCCTGGTTGAACGCCCCGGACCGCCCCTGCCCGAGCGCAAAGCGCTGTCGCTCGCCTCGATCGAGCGCGTGCGCTCCACCTCGGCCACGCAGCGCCGCATCGAAAACATGCAGAAGCTGATCGGCGAACTGCAAAACCATGAGATGCTGGCCGATGAGATCGCCTGGTTCCTGAAATTCTCGCCCTCGGGCGCGCGCAAATACATCCGCGACCTGCGCGAAGCGGGCGTGATCGAGCTGGCGCGCTATATCGAGGGTACCGCCACCTATCTGGGCAAGGCGGTCTACCAGCTGACACCGGACGCCGAGCGCGTCAAGGCCTTCCTGGCCGCCATTGTGCAGCCCAAGCGCGAAGGCGCGCCGCCGCGCAAGGAACGCCCCAGCCTGCGCGAGCAGAATATGGCCGGCAACGGCCGCCACTTCCATATCCTGGCTGACGACACGCATTATGCAATCCGCGTCAACCGCAATCCGGTGGTACGCGATCCCCTGGTCGAAGCCCTGTTCGGTGCGGCGCCCTCGCAACAGAAGGCGCTGTAA
- a CDS encoding OmpA family protein, whose protein sequence is MNKKIALAAALLCATAAASAQDATINPNWYIQPSISAFKPDSDWLVDKTGPGVGLKFGKAVSQDWDIQMGLTHARSKENGSKYTQQTLGIDALYMFSRQSFRPFLLLGVGAERDKLNLVGSPSARRSSPYVSAGLGFQSTINDRWSFQADVRNVHGMLRGDEFRPAKVNNVYLNLGLNYAFGAPPAPPAPPAPPPVAVQPPPPPPVAPPPPPPPPRFEKVTMSATELFGFDSDKLAGAQPKLDDVAKLLNDNPSIGDITITGYTDRLGADKYNQKLSERRANAVKAYLESKGVAGSRLNAQGKGKANPVVSCTDKKRADLIKCLEPNRRVEVEQITVERRVQ, encoded by the coding sequence TTGAATAAGAAAATTGCCCTTGCCGCAGCCCTGCTGTGTGCCACTGCCGCCGCCTCGGCGCAGGACGCCACGATCAACCCCAATTGGTACATCCAGCCCAGCATCAGCGCTTTCAAACCCGATAGCGACTGGCTGGTCGATAAAACCGGCCCAGGCGTCGGCCTGAAGTTCGGTAAAGCCGTGTCCCAGGACTGGGATATCCAGATGGGCCTGACCCACGCCCGTTCCAAGGAAAACGGCTCGAAATACACCCAGCAGACCCTGGGCATCGACGCCCTGTACATGTTCTCGCGCCAATCCTTCCGTCCCTTCCTGCTGCTGGGCGTGGGCGCCGAGCGCGACAAGCTGAACCTGGTGGGTTCGCCCTCCGCCCGCCGCAGCTCGCCCTATGTAAGCGCCGGCCTGGGCTTCCAGTCCACCATCAATGACCGCTGGTCCTTCCAGGCCGACGTGCGCAATGTGCACGGCATGCTGCGTGGCGACGAATTCCGCCCTGCCAAGGTCAACAATGTCTACCTGAACCTGGGCCTGAACTACGCCTTCGGCGCGCCGCCGGCGCCACCGGCACCGCCGGCGCCGCCGCCAGTGGCCGTGCAGCCGCCGCCACCGCCGCCCGTCGCGCCGCCACCACCACCGCCGCCGCCACGCTTCGAGAAGGTGACGATGTCGGCCACCGAACTGTTCGGCTTTGACAGCGACAAGCTGGCCGGCGCCCAGCCCAAGCTGGACGATGTGGCCAAGCTGCTCAACGACAATCCGAGCATCGGCGACATCACCATCACCGGCTACACCGACCGCCTGGGTGCGGACAAGTACAACCAGAAACTGTCCGAGCGCCGCGCCAACGCGGTCAAGGCTTACCTGGAAAGCAAGGGCGTGGCCGGTTCGCGCCTGAACGCCCAAGGCAAGGGCAAGGCCAATCCGGTCGTGAGCTGCACCGACAAGAAGCGTGCCGACCTGATCAAGTGCCTGGAACCGAACCGCCGCGTGGAAGTCGAACAGATCACCGTCGAACGCCGCGTGCAGTAA
- a CDS encoding YihY/virulence factor BrkB family protein, which translates to MSSQRWRHQARSLPHIAYCTLSEWFAHRASSKGAALAFYTLFSLAPILVLVISIAGLFYGKQAAQGELFAQLRGLLGDQGAAAIQLVLAGARNEAEGRWAAAIAAALLLFGATTVFAELKSSLDEIWQLPPLQEGSLWNAVRTRLLSFGMVLVLGFLLTVSLVVSAALGLVEKFWNSHWQGATIVLAWLNNAIGFAVIAAIFAVIYKMLPRIRLSWRDVLAGALGTALLFSIGKYAIGTYIGNSGVASSFGAAGSVIALLLWVYYSAQVFFLGAEFARQYALQLGSLRQHARDAEGNLRL; encoded by the coding sequence ATGAGCTCGCAGCGCTGGCGCCACCAGGCCCGCTCCCTGCCCCACATCGCCTACTGCACGCTGAGCGAATGGTTCGCCCACCGTGCCAGCAGCAAGGGCGCGGCGCTGGCCTTCTATACCCTGTTCTCGCTGGCGCCGATCCTGGTGCTGGTGATTTCGATCGCCGGCCTGTTTTACGGCAAGCAGGCGGCCCAGGGCGAGCTGTTCGCCCAATTGCGCGGCCTGCTCGGCGACCAGGGTGCGGCGGCCATCCAGCTGGTGCTGGCCGGGGCCAGGAACGAAGCGGAAGGCCGCTGGGCCGCCGCCATCGCCGCCGCGCTGCTGCTGTTCGGCGCCACCACCGTGTTCGCCGAACTCAAGTCGAGCCTGGACGAGATCTGGCAGTTGCCGCCGCTGCAAGAAGGCTCGCTGTGGAATGCCGTGCGTACCCGCCTGCTCTCCTTCGGCATGGTGCTGGTGCTGGGCTTCCTGCTGACGGTGTCGCTGGTGGTCAGCGCCGCGCTCGGCCTGGTGGAGAAATTCTGGAACAGCCACTGGCAAGGCGCCACCATCGTGCTGGCCTGGCTCAACAACGCCATCGGCTTCGCCGTGATCGCCGCCATCTTCGCCGTCATCTACAAGATGCTGCCGCGCATCCGCCTGTCCTGGCGCGACGTGCTGGCCGGCGCCCTCGGCACCGCCCTGCTGTTCAGCATCGGCAAATACGCGATCGGCACCTATATCGGCAATAGCGGCGTGGCCAGCAGCTTCGGCGCGGCCGGCTCCGTGATCGCCCTGCTGTTGTGGGTGTATTACTCGGCCCAGGTGTTTTTCCTCGGCGCCGAATTCGCGCGCCAGTATGCGCTGCAGCTGGGCAGCCTGCGCCAGCATGCGCGCGACGCCGAGGGCAATCTGCGCCTCTAG
- a CDS encoding AI-2E family transporter, with amino-acid sequence MTPPSPPLPGTVPSASPQEAPPGPAAPADGLRLPLQVPARGLALAIIATVVFLYALQWARDFLVPLALGILLSYTLNPVVCWLERRRVRRSFGATLITAAILCGSAATIEQVRGEFLNILGELPAVTHKLSRLLTGQGGALQRIQAAASEIEQATAGSSAASAAAGAAKRPARKTPPPAAAAAGGGIKVIDWVWAGSRGLAGFLGQAAMVIFLLYFLLLSGDTFKRKLVRLTGPSLSRKKVTLQILDDINTSIQAYMFMLLVTNVLLGLLMWLALSAIGLENAGAWAVVAGLLHLMPYFGTLLLAAATGAAALLQFGTLQPALMAVGAALAIATLVGTVVTTWMTGRIARMNAAAVFVSLLFWGWLWGVWGLLLGVPLIVIVKVVAERVEGLEVLAELLGD; translated from the coding sequence ATGACGCCTCCATCGCCTCCGCTGCCGGGAACGGTGCCGTCCGCCAGCCCGCAAGAAGCGCCGCCCGGGCCGGCGGCGCCGGCAGACGGCTTGCGCCTGCCGCTGCAGGTCCCGGCGCGCGGGCTGGCGTTGGCCATCATCGCTACCGTCGTCTTCCTGTATGCCCTGCAGTGGGCGCGCGATTTTCTCGTGCCGCTGGCGCTGGGCATCCTGCTCTCCTATACCCTGAATCCCGTGGTCTGCTGGCTGGAACGCCGGCGCGTGCGGCGTTCCTTCGGCGCCACGCTGATCACGGCCGCCATCCTGTGCGGCTCGGCCGCCACCATCGAGCAGGTGCGCGGCGAATTCCTCAACATCCTCGGCGAGCTGCCGGCCGTCACGCATAAGCTGTCGCGCCTGCTGACCGGGCAGGGCGGCGCCCTGCAGCGTATCCAGGCCGCCGCCAGCGAGATCGAGCAGGCCACCGCCGGCAGCAGCGCGGCGTCGGCCGCCGCCGGTGCTGCCAAGCGCCCGGCGCGCAAGACGCCGCCGCCCGCGGCCGCGGCGGCGGGCGGCGGCATCAAGGTCATCGACTGGGTGTGGGCCGGTTCGCGCGGCCTGGCGGGCTTTCTGGGTCAGGCTGCGATGGTGATCTTCCTGCTCTACTTCCTGCTGCTGTCGGGCGACACCTTCAAGCGCAAGCTGGTGCGCCTGACCGGCCCATCACTGAGCAGGAAGAAGGTTACCTTGCAAATCCTCGACGATATCAATACCTCGATCCAGGCCTATATGTTCATGCTGCTGGTGACGAATGTGTTGCTGGGTCTGCTGATGTGGCTGGCCCTGAGCGCCATCGGCCTGGAGAATGCGGGCGCCTGGGCCGTGGTGGCGGGCTTGCTGCACCTGATGCCTTACTTCGGCACCCTGCTGCTGGCGGCGGCCACCGGCGCCGCCGCGCTGCTGCAGTTCGGCACGCTGCAGCCGGCCCTGATGGCGGTCGGCGCGGCGCTGGCCATTGCCACCCTGGTCGGCACGGTGGTGACGACCTGGATGACGGGCCGCATCGCGCGCATGAACGCGGCGGCCGTCTTCGTCAGCCTGCTGTTCTGGGGCTGGTTGTGGGGCGTCTGGGGCTTGCTGCTGGGCGTGCCGCTGATCGTCATCGTCAAGGTGGTGGCCGAGCGCGTGGAAGGCCTGGAAGTGCTGGCCGAACTGCTGGGCGACTAG
- a CDS encoding BON domain-containing protein, whose protein sequence is MKIAHKIASAVFAAATVLTLAGCASTPSQEGTGEYVDDAVLTTKVKASIFNEPSLKSTEINVETFKGTVQLSGFVAQPADISKAGEVARGVKGVKSVKNDIRVK, encoded by the coding sequence ATGAAAATCGCACACAAAATTGCCAGCGCCGTCTTTGCCGCCGCGACCGTGTTGACCCTGGCCGGCTGCGCTTCCACCCCCTCGCAGGAAGGTACCGGCGAGTATGTCGACGATGCGGTGCTGACCACCAAGGTGAAAGCCAGCATCTTTAATGAGCCTAGCCTGAAATCGACTGAAATCAATGTCGAGACCTTCAAGGGCACCGTCCAGCTGAGCGGCTTCGTGGCCCAGCCGGCCGACATTTCCAAGGCCGGCGAAGTGGCGCGCGGCGTGAAGGGCGTGAAGTCGGTGAAAAACGATATCCGCGTCAAGTAA
- a CDS encoding glycine zipper 2TM domain-containing protein: MKTNTTLLAAMVAVAALASGCASSNYPQNTSYSNQADASSYGTIDSIQMVRVDPATSGAGAVAGGLVGALVGNQIGSGSGRAAATAAGAIGGAMLGNNIESNRNQTQEVYQISIRLDNGDYRTINQDSAYDLRVGNRVRLVDGRVYRY, encoded by the coding sequence ATGAAAACGAATACCACCCTGTTGGCTGCGATGGTGGCGGTGGCGGCGCTGGCTTCCGGTTGCGCCAGCAGCAACTACCCGCAGAACACGTCCTATTCCAACCAGGCCGATGCGTCGAGCTACGGCACCATCGATTCCATCCAGATGGTGCGCGTCGACCCGGCCACCAGCGGCGCCGGCGCCGTGGCCGGCGGCCTGGTCGGTGCGCTGGTCGGCAACCAGATCGGTTCGGGCAGCGGCCGCGCGGCGGCCACGGCGGCCGGCGCCATCGGCGGTGCCATGCTTGGCAACAATATCGAATCGAACCGCAACCAGACGCAGGAGGTCTACCAGATCAGCATCCGCCTCGATAACGGCGATTACCGCACCATCAACCAGGACAGCGCCTACGACCTGCGCGTGGGCAACCGCGTGCGCCTGGTCGATGGCCGCGTCTACCGCTATTGA
- a CDS encoding DUF3309 family protein, whose amino-acid sequence MGTILLIVLVLLLVGALPAWPHSRNWGYAPSGLTGIIVVVLLILLLTGRL is encoded by the coding sequence ATGGGCACCATACTGCTGATTGTTCTCGTCCTGCTCCTGGTCGGAGCGCTGCCGGCCTGGCCGCACAGCCGCAACTGGGGCTATGCCCCGAGCGGCCTGACCGGGATTATCGTTGTCGTGCTGCTGATCCTGCTGCTCACCGGCAGGCTCTAA
- a CDS encoding phage holin family protein, whose amino-acid sequence MNHPDPQHPAGLIASLSALLKSCIRLLLSRLELAALELGEVRQHLMQLAVVFALALVAFWFAIAFGTAALIYLAWQSMGWTILPVLAGVFVLAALGLLWYGQRMVKQGKLGLPATMAELKADRDMLL is encoded by the coding sequence ATGAACCACCCCGATCCGCAGCATCCGGCAGGACTGATCGCTTCGCTCTCGGCCCTGCTGAAGAGCTGCATCCGCCTGCTGCTGTCGCGCCTGGAACTGGCGGCGCTGGAGCTGGGCGAGGTGCGCCAGCATCTGATGCAGCTGGCCGTGGTGTTCGCGCTGGCGCTGGTGGCCTTCTGGTTCGCCATCGCCTTCGGCACGGCGGCCCTGATCTATCTGGCTTGGCAAAGCATGGGCTGGACCATCCTGCCGGTGCTGGCCGGGGTTTTCGTGCTGGCGGCGCTGGGCTTGCTCTGGTATGGCCAGCGCATGGTCAAGCAGGGCAAGCTGGGCTTGCCGGCCACCATGGCCGAGCTGAAGGCCGACCGCGATATGCTGCTGTAA
- a CDS encoding YqjD family protein produces MLENNISTVNNDVKTLVKDAQALFTAATALSGEKAEELRGRGMRALESALAKAQEAQASAVAATKEAAKSTDAYVHENPWRSVAIAAGIGLLVGVIVGRK; encoded by the coding sequence ATGCTGGAAAATAACATCAGTACCGTGAACAACGACGTGAAAACCCTGGTCAAGGACGCCCAGGCGCTGTTTACGGCGGCAACCGCACTGTCGGGTGAGAAAGCGGAAGAACTGCGCGGCCGCGGCATGCGCGCGCTGGAATCGGCGCTGGCCAAGGCCCAGGAAGCCCAGGCCAGCGCTGTTGCGGCCACCAAGGAAGCGGCCAAATCGACCGATGCCTATGTGCATGAAAACCCTTGGCGTTCGGTCGCCATCGCGGCCGGCATCGGCCTGCTGGTGGGCGTGATCGTCGGCCGCAAGTAA
- a CDS encoding bacterioferritin, whose product MPQIISTPPKGVDQAATRAAAANLADGPVTQGYKGDRAAIVSMLNDALATELVCINRYKRHYYTVSGRQNSTIKAEFLEHAQQEQEHADWLAERIIQLNGEPDFNPATLLDRSHAEYDDSKEVQAMVRANLVAERVAIESYRQMIEQIGESDPTTRQLLIKIMAVEEEHADDMRDLLD is encoded by the coding sequence ATGCCGCAAATTATTTCCACTCCGCCCAAGGGCGTCGACCAGGCAGCTACCCGCGCCGCCGCCGCCAATCTGGCCGACGGCCCGGTGACGCAAGGCTATAAAGGCGACCGCGCCGCCATCGTCAGCATGCTGAACGACGCCCTGGCCACCGAGCTGGTCTGCATCAACCGCTATAAACGGCACTATTACACCGTGAGCGGCCGGCAGAACAGCACGATCAAGGCCGAATTTCTGGAACATGCCCAGCAAGAACAGGAACATGCCGACTGGCTGGCCGAGCGCATCATCCAGCTCAACGGCGAGCCCGATTTCAACCCGGCAACGTTGCTTGACCGCAGCCATGCCGAGTATGATGACTCCAAGGAGGTCCAGGCCATGGTGCGCGCCAATCTGGTGGCCGAGCGCGTCGCCATCGAGTCTTACCGCCAGATGATCGAGCAGATTGGCGAGTCCGATCCCACAACGCGCCAACTGTTGATCAAGATCATGGCAGTCGAGGAAGAACACGCCGACGATATGCGGGATTTGCTTGATTAA
- a CDS encoding OmpA family protein codes for MNKLLLKPATLILALGLAACSSTPTTTSLLDQARADFGAAQSSPAVAQYAQPELVQAGAALDQANAAAARRESLNEIDKLAYVAKQRTATAQEVAKAKSAEAGLADAARQRDQVRLQARTAEAEQAKRSAEQAQMQAANATAAQRDAQAQAERLAAQLADLQAKKTERGTIITFGDVLFNVDQSQLTAQGMAVARKLADVLQQNPERSVLVEGFTDSTGTAAHNLQLSQRRAEAVRAALVGMGIERSRVETRGYGEAYPVAGNGTSGDRQLNRRVEIVLSEANSPIAARR; via the coding sequence ATGAACAAGCTCTTGCTCAAACCCGCCACCCTCATCCTGGCCCTCGGCCTGGCCGCCTGCTCCAGCACGCCCACCACCACCAGCCTGCTGGACCAGGCGCGCGCCGACTTCGGCGCGGCGCAAAGTTCGCCGGCCGTGGCCCAGTATGCCCAGCCTGAGCTGGTCCAGGCCGGCGCGGCCCTGGACCAGGCGAATGCCGCCGCCGCCCGCCGCGAAAGCCTGAATGAGATCGACAAGCTGGCCTATGTCGCCAAACAGCGCACCGCCACAGCGCAGGAAGTGGCGAAAGCCAAGTCGGCCGAAGCCGGCCTGGCCGATGCCGCGCGCCAGCGCGACCAGGTGCGCCTGCAAGCCCGCACGGCCGAGGCGGAACAGGCCAAACGCAGCGCCGAACAGGCGCAGATGCAGGCCGCCAATGCCACCGCCGCCCAGCGCGACGCCCAGGCCCAGGCCGAGCGCCTGGCGGCCCAGCTGGCCGATCTGCAAGCCAAGAAAACTGAACGCGGCACCATCATCACCTTCGGCGACGTGCTGTTCAATGTCGACCAGTCGCAGCTGACGGCGCAGGGCATGGCCGTGGCGCGCAAGCTGGCCGACGTGCTGCAGCAGAACCCCGAACGCAGCGTGCTGGTCGAAGGCTTTACCGACAGCACCGGCACCGCCGCCCACAATCTGCAACTGTCGCAGCGCCGCGCTGAAGCCGTGCGCGCCGCCCTGGTGGGCATGGGCATCGAGCGCAGCCGGGTCGAAACGCGCGGCTATGGCGAAGCCTATCCGGTGGCCGGCAATGGCACCTCGGGCGACCGCCAGCTCAACCGCCGCGTCGAAATCGTGCTGTCCGAAGCCAATAGCCCGATCGCGGCGCGCCGCTAA
- a CDS encoding DUF4398 domain-containing protein — translation MAPSKVWPALCGLSLVLLSGCASGLKTPATADVAASREAVESAGSSGAAELAPDELSSARDKMMRANQALAARDYQLAQDLAQQAQADARLAQSKANSTKATNAADALQEDLRVLREELDRASK, via the coding sequence ATGGCCCCAAGCAAAGTCTGGCCCGCCCTGTGCGGCTTGTCCCTCGTGCTGCTGAGCGGTTGCGCCAGCGGTCTGAAAACCCCGGCCACCGCCGATGTGGCGGCCTCGCGCGAAGCGGTGGAAAGCGCCGGTTCCTCCGGTGCGGCCGAGCTGGCGCCGGACGAGCTGAGTTCGGCCCGCGACAAAATGATGCGCGCCAACCAGGCGCTGGCCGCCCGCGATTATCAGCTGGCCCAGGATCTGGCCCAGCAAGCCCAGGCCGATGCCCGTCTGGCGCAAAGCAAGGCCAATTCGACCAAGGCCACGAATGCCGCCGACGCCTTGCAGGAAGACTTGCGCGTGTTGCGCGAAGAACTCGACCGTGCCAGTAAATAA